ACAAGACGAACAGTTTGAGATTCAGACTTGTTATAGCAGCCCTGGTGCATATGCTTTTCCATGTGCTAGAATGCTTGTACATTGAACCATATTTCGGAATACAGGACTTTTCTCATGTTTTATAGAAGATTATTGAAATGCCTTTATATAAAATCGTGTAAAGCTTCAAGGAAAGAGAAGTGTTATACACACACGCATGCATTATACGATACTATTAAGAGTCTCATTTGTAGAGCTCCTTCTGATTCACTATGAGAAGTGATTTCGTGAGGGAAGTAATTCTCTATGATTATCTAGATAAGCTACTTTTATCAACTTCTAGACATTGTTTCATTTTAGAGAACCACTTCAAGGAATTAGTCTAGAATCActtctttgaaaaaaaaactatttggCAGAGCTCCTAAATTCAACCTGGAAGCTGTCCATGGATTTGTACTATATATGTTAGGATTGCTCATCTCAACAAGTGTTTCATGGAATACGGGGCTTTTATCATGTTTTATAGAAGATTGAAGTGcctttatataaaaaaaaatcacgtAGAGCTTCAATGAAAGAGAAGTGTTACACACACATGCACTGGCGGAGTTAAACactaagagagagagagagagaggggaaccTATGTAATTTAGCACTAAATATTTATGAACAATAGCAAATTACTATTTATTTAGTGGAGATTGCGCTGAGCCAAGGGGGCATGGCCCCCTTTGGTCTCCACTaagctccgccactgcacaCAAGCATATGCGATACTATTAAGAGTCTAATTGTAGAGCTTCTTCTGATTCACTATGCCAAGTGATTTTTTGAGGGAAGTGATTCTGTGTCTGGGAAGTGTTTTTTCTATGGTTAGCTAGATAAGCTACTTTTATCATCTCCTAGCTATTATTTCATTTTAGAGAACCACTTCAAGGAATTAGATCAGAATCACTTCtttgaaaataaaaaggaaatatTTGGCAGCGCTCCTCCTAGGTTCAACCCGGAAGCTGTCCcgggattttttattttgtcattattgctCATCTCAACAAGTGTTCAAGTTTTATGATGCCATGTGTCAACAAGATAGATCCTTCATCAGCACTTCCTCCTTTTGTTTATTTCTTTTAGAAATCTCCCTTATATTGGTCATTGTCATAGACAGGTGCTACTTTGTTGAAAATAGGCAACCATTGAAAGCGGTGAAAATTCATCCAAATGCATAGTTTGTAATTTTGCATACGCAAAGTTCATGTCTTAATATACTTCATCATAAAAGTTGAGCTCCATATCCGTTGTAGTTTAATTCATATGAAAAATGTCAATTTCGTAGATAATAAGCCCGAGACATTCCGTCAATCCACCCATTTGCTGATTGCCCAGACGCCCAAAGGTTGAACCAAGACGGACATTCCGGGGGCGGTTGGATAGCCCGGCTGATTTCAATGCCAAACTTCATACCATGAGGTGCCGGGTTCGAATCCCGAGTGGCGCATCTCGTTGGGAGTGATCGCCACCGGCTAGGTGTATCGTGGCGAGAACCTGGCTCCCCTATCAGAGTTCCAATGAACCCGGAGGCTAACTTGCCTCCAAAAGCCATTCCTCATGTTGGAGCCAATCCGTCCTAGCTGTGGACTTGCATATGGCCGGAGCCAAGTCCACAACTAGCGCTGTAATCGGGGGCCGCGGACGCTACCGTGTTGGTTTTTTTAAGTCACCGGGGAAAAAATTTATCACTGATTTGGGCGAGCCAGTAACAGAGAGTGCAGGCACATCATAATCGATCTCGAAATATCAGGAGAGTACAGTTAGGGGAGGTGAGAGTGCAGAAACACCCACAATACGTAGGGGAGACTTATCTCCAATCAAACATAcaaagaggaagaaaaaaatcGACAAGTTCAAAGATTGATCCCCATAGCGGaagtactccatccgttccaaaatgtaggtcgttctgatttttttagatttatatATTTTGTTATGTACCTAAACATATGTTATATCTAAGTGCTTAGCAAATATtataaatctagaaaagccaaaataaTCTATATTTTGAAACGGAGAGAGTATATCCTTGCCCCCACTGAACCATGTCACCACCGGGTGGTTAAACTCTGAAATCTCCGTTCCACCTGCGACCATTATAAACCGAGTCAAGATCCACAGACGACTGTTGTGATTTCGGGGACCTCGAAGAAGCTTTTAATGGCCTCGCAAACTAAACTACTCCTAGGTCTACGCGAGCAGGCGCAGGCTAGCCGCGCCATCCCCAGTCACCACCCGTCTGGTGAGTCCGCCACCGCACCGCACCTCAGGACGGGCCGACGGAGGACGATCACGATGGTGCCGTACCATACCATGCCAACCATCTTGATCCGGCGCGCGTTCCGCTCAGCCTCCTGAACAACTTTTTCGAGCCATGAGTTACCCAACCACGAGATATTCTTCACGGGCTCGTCTCCTCTATAACTGAATCTGGAAACGGAGCACGCCACTGAACCGAGCGATCAGAGTACTTCTTCAGCAGGAGAAGACGGTTGatgagaaagggaaaggagatGGTGCGGCACGCCCGTGGCGCTGCCCTGTTCTTGCTCGCCTGCTTTGCATCTGCTGCTCGAGCGGCCACGGCCATTCCCGATGGTGAGAGCGAGCCTGCACACTATGCAGTGCTTTTTCTtaaacttttttttcttccatttttgaATAAAGAAACAGGAgttctcagcctctcaggagccGCGCCATCGGTTTCTGAAGGCACAGCTAGTTTTGCTCACGGCAGGCACGCGAACGAGTTCTGAACGATGCCTGCTCTGCCCAGGCCTGCTGCCGAACGGCAACTTCGAGGAGGCGCCGGCCAGGTCGCAGCTCGACGGCACGAGGGTGACGGGGCGCTACGCGATCCCGCGCTGGGAGGTCTCCGGGTTCGTCGAGTACATCGGGTCCGGCCAGAAGCAGGGCGACATGCTCCTGCCGGTGCCGGAGGGCGCGTACGCCGTGCGGCTGGGCAACGAGGCGTCGATCCGGCAGCAGGTGACCAACTTGGCCCCGCGAGCGCGCTACTCCATCACCTTCAGCGCGGCGCGCACCTGCGCCCAGGCCGAGCGGCTCAACGTGACGGTCGACCCGGAGTCCGACGTGCTCCCCGTGCAGACGGTCTACACCAGCAGCGGCTGGGACTCCTACTCCTGGGCCTTCGAAGCCAGGCGCAGCGCCGTGACGCTCGTCGTCCACAACcccggcgccgacgacgacgcggccTGCGGCCCCCTCCTCGACGCGTTTGCCATCAAGACTCTCCAGCCTCCTCGGCGCACCAAGAGTATAGATCCTAACTTCCCCAACATCGAAGCCTCCATGGATGCCACACGAAATCCTTGCATGTCGATTGTCAAAGAAACGAATTCAATTCATGGCAGATAACATGCTGAAGAACGGGGACTTCGAGGAGGGGCCCTACATCTTCCGGAACACGCCGTGGGGGGTGCTGGTGCCGCCCATGGACGAGGACGACTACTCGCCGCTGTCCCCGTGGATGGTCCTGTCGTCGACCAAGTCGGTCAAGTACCTGGACGCGGCGCACTACGCCGTGCcgcgc
This sequence is a window from Panicum virgatum strain AP13 chromosome 7K, P.virgatum_v5, whole genome shotgun sequence. Protein-coding genes within it:
- the LOC120642468 gene encoding uncharacterized protein LOC120642468 encodes the protein MRKGKEMVRHARGAALFLLACFASAARAATAIPDGLLPNGNFEEAPARSQLDGTRVTGRYAIPRWEVSGFVEYIGSGQKQGDMLLPVPEGAYAVRLGNEASIRQQVTNLAPRARYSITFSAARTCAQAERLNVTVDPESDVLPVQTVYTSSGWDSYSWAFEARRSAVTLVVHNPGADDDAACGPLLDAFAIKTLQPPRRTKNNMLKNGDFEEGPYIFRNTPWGVLVPPMDEDDYSPLSPWMVLSSTKSVKYLDAAHYAVPRGARAVELVAGAEAALVQDVGTVPGRPYRLEFSAGDAGDGCAGSLGVQAYAARGSVKVPYESEGKGGFERGVLEFTAIANRTRVVLVSTAYTVKGDGTLCGPVVDDVSLVRTRAHAARRLLL